In Oncorhynchus gorbuscha isolate QuinsamMale2020 ecotype Even-year linkage group LG08, OgorEven_v1.0, whole genome shotgun sequence, one genomic interval encodes:
- the LOC124041171 gene encoding reticulon-4-like isoform X1, translated as MEDSEQIVSSTTPSEDEMRSYRQFGNHYGNEATAKVGKDDIVDLVGGAQDAIERHMASYPDDLNEFTEEAKEQAKEVISDVTPSDEEQEEEVTDTFSEAEPVILNPLDADYLPELIRPDPPKAAQEKEPAPVVESAPVAEVLPEAAPEKEAIAATPAPSRVLQRWNIDKRDEHFLPSTPLQPLMQFPKELGQKGDSPAPISPLSPLHSPDSLEDLSLSESPNPTSAPLGFSSWPSTEPPKIHTKDMPCDEEGNTRLGFIKNDEDIVKGLEAGSYTQSKHDQNICLERDGRPKSLCEDSGVVSPEEQICSSVRSATPSRSPQNPPMTPESYIAPASSTPIEHWDSPSQVSQDNTRASMDMFSKDSASRGSSGYVPDMLGQPDDDLMFEVKKNQFQGFSPVADAGFSHFGDTTSDSMAAKLSESPTPDLVQYGQAEDSQDGSPPSYYDETKTYVSVKMAADSLMEPLNQFSTTPKESEDSAPQSLPDILKPFPLNPDKVDSGSSEGSTEPSPAPVRKIAESPTVPVILSATNPFAFDSKALLLKELTEETEARLAVKTEDKSFSAFDLVKEAGTTPQSKEPVQIEQKDWMFSSQDSPKIVNKLEPLNIQTRKTPDDSDSESPSADSLSPVLEAMAKNPASFQVETEKDDMKVEEPEAVEENSEPEVSSEEFEFIERPTRCVMDEFLEAFDGAKFAKAPELSMDDDDDDDDMSFVLKDVTSANVAPEVQEEVPSQSSYPLLTQEGKAYLEKDDINEPASQAPLIHSPVRKPEMVAKDTEGPKTAQMPKLSTEAVVELLYWRDVKTSGVVFGASLSLLLSLTLCSIVSVSSYIGLALLSVTICFRIYKGILQAIQKSDEGHPFKLYLDQDVALSEGTVHKYSDCVLARFNTTVTELRRLFLVEDLVDSLKFAVLMWILTYVGALFNGLTLFILGLVGMFSCPIVYEKYKVQIDHYVGMASKQVKDIIATVQSKVPGLKRVKAE; from the exons ATGGAAGACAGTGAACAAATAGTATCGTCCACAACTCCGTCCGAAGACGAAATGAGAAGCTACAGACAATTCGGGAATCATTATGGCAACGAGGCCACAGCTAAAGTTGGCAAAGATGATATTGTAGACTTAGTTGGTGGAGCACAGGATGCTATTGAGAGGCACATGGCTTCTTACCCCGATGATTTAAACGAATTTACGGAGGAAGCAAAGGAACAAGCAAAGGAGGTGATTTCAGATGTAACTCCATCAGATGAAgaacaggaggaagaggtgaCTGACACATTTTCAGAAGCTGAACCAGTGATTCTCAATCCTTTGGATGCAGACTATTTGCCAGAACTCATAAGGCCAGATCCCCCAAAAGCAGCTCAAGAAAAAGAACCAGCCCCAGTAGTAGAATCCGCTCCAGTAGCAGAAGTGCTCCCCGAAGCGGCTCCAGAGAAAGAAGCGATTGCGGCTACTCCAGCACCATCCC GTGTACTTCAACGTTGGAACATAGACAAGAGAG ATGAACATTTTCTTCCTTCTACTCCGCTTCAACCTCTGATGCAATTCCCAAAAG AACTTGGGCAGAAGGGTGATTCCCCTGctcccatctcccccctctctcctcttcactctcctGACTCTCTGGAGGACCTCTCTTTGTCAGAGAGTCCAAATCCAACGTCTGCTCCATTAGGCTTCTCTTCTTGGCCTTCTACTGAGCCTCCCAAAATACATACCAAGGATATGCCTTGTGATGAAGAGGGTAACACCAGATTAGGTTTTATTAAGAACGATGAGGATATCGTGAAAGGGTTAGAAGCTGGTTCCTACACTCAAAGTAAACATGATCAAAACATTTGcttggagagagatggaaggccCAAGTCTCTGTGTGAAGACAGTGGGGTTGTCTCACCTGAAGAGCAGATTTGTAGCTCAGTCAGGTCTGCTACACCTTCCCGGTCCCCCCAAAATCCCCCGATGACCCCTGAATCTTACATtgcacctgcctcctctaccccaATAGAGCACTGGGATTCTCCATCCCAAGTTTCTCAAGACAACACCAGGGCCTCCATGGATATGTTCTCCAAGGACTCAGCCTCCAGAGGCTCCTCTGGGTATGTGCCAGATATGCTTGGCCAACCAGATGATGACTTAATGTTTGAGGTGAAGAAGAATCAATTccaaggcttctcccctgtagcAGATGCTGGGTTCTCCCATTTTGGGGATACCACTTCTGACAGCATGGCAGCTAAATTATCTGAGAGTCCCACCCCAGACCTGGTCCAATATGGCCAGGCTGAAGACTCCCAAGATGGCAGCCCACCATCATATTATGATGAGACAAAAACGTACGTGTCTGTCAAGATGGCTGCGGACTCTCTCATGGAGCCACTCAATCAGTTCTCAACCACCCCAAAAGAGAGTGAAGACTCTGCACCTCAATCTCTCCCAGATATCTTAAAGCCCTTCCCTCTGAACCCTGACAAAGTGGACTCTGGCTCTTCTGAAGGAAGCACTGAGCCGAGCCCTGCTCCTGTCCGGAAGATAGCTGAGTCACCCACTGTCCCTGTCATTCTGTCAGCCACAAATCCCTTTGCTTTCGATTCCAAAGCTTTACTGCTAAAGGAGCTGACTGAGGAGACTGAAGCAAGATTAGCAGTGAAGACTGAAGATAAAAGCTTTAGTGCCTTTGACCTTGTAAAGGAGGCAGGGACCACACCCCAGAGCAAAGAACCTGTCCAGATAGAACAAAAAGATTGGATGTTTTCCAGTCAAGATTCACCCAAGATAGTGAATAAATTAGAGCCTCTTAATATCCAGACTAGAAAGACCCCTGACGATTCTGATTCCGAGAGTCCGTCCGCAGACTCTCTGTCCCCTGTTCTGGAGGCAATGGCCAAGAATCCTGCAAGTTTCCAGGTGGAGACTGAGAAGGATGACATGAAAGTGGAAGAgccagaggcagtagaggagaacTCTGAGCCTGAAGTCTCCTCGGAAGAGTTCGAGTTCATCGAAAGGCCCACCAGGTGTGTGATGGATGAGTTTCTAGAAGCATTTGATGGTGCCAAGTTTGCCAAGGCACCAGAGCTAAGTAtggatgacgatgatgatgatgacgacatGAGCTTTGTGCTGAAGGATGTGACGTCTGCAAATGTAGCGCCAGAAGTTCAGGAAGAAGTTCCCAGTCAGAGCTCTTACCCCCTACTTACCCAGGAGGGTAAGGCCTACCTGGAGAAGGATGATATCAACGAGCCTGCGTCTCAGGCCCCTCTCATCCACTCACCAGTTCGCAAACCAGAGATGGTCGCTAAGGATACAGAGGGCCCCAAAACTGCTCAGATGCCCAAACTGAGCACAGAAGCAG TGGTAGAGCTCCTGTACTGGCGTGATGTCAAGACCTCGGGCGTGGTGTTTGGCGCTAGCCTCTCCCTGCTGCTCTCCCTGACACTGTGCAGCATCGTCAGTGTCTCCTCCTACATCGGTCTGGCTCTCCTCTCAGTCACCATCTGCTTCAGGATATACAAGGGGATCCTGCAGGCCATCCAGAAGTCCGACGAAGGGCACCCATTCAA GCTGTACCTGGATCAAGATGTGGCTCTGTCAGAGGGAACTGTCCATAAGTACAGCGACTGCGTTCTGGCACGGTTCAACACAACAGTCACTGAGCTGCGTCGACTCTTCCTGGTTGAAGACCTGGTGGATTCCCTAAAG TTTGCTGTGCTGATGTGGATTCTCACCTATGTTGGTGCCTTGTTCAACGGACTCACTCTCTTTATTCTGG GTCTGGTTGGAATGTTTAGCTGCCCTATTGTCTATGAGAAGTACAAG
- the LOC124041171 gene encoding reticulon-4-like isoform X2, which translates to MEDSEQIVSSTTPSEDEMRSYRQFGNHYGNEATAKVGKDDIVDLVGGAQDAIERHMASYPDDLNEFTEEAKEQAKEVISDVTPSDEEQEEEVTDTFSEAEPVILNPLDADYLPELIRPDPPKAAQEKEPAPVVESAPVAEVLPEAAPEKEAIAATPAPSHEHFLPSTPLQPLMQFPKELGQKGDSPAPISPLSPLHSPDSLEDLSLSESPNPTSAPLGFSSWPSTEPPKIHTKDMPCDEEGNTRLGFIKNDEDIVKGLEAGSYTQSKHDQNICLERDGRPKSLCEDSGVVSPEEQICSSVRSATPSRSPQNPPMTPESYIAPASSTPIEHWDSPSQVSQDNTRASMDMFSKDSASRGSSGYVPDMLGQPDDDLMFEVKKNQFQGFSPVADAGFSHFGDTTSDSMAAKLSESPTPDLVQYGQAEDSQDGSPPSYYDETKTYVSVKMAADSLMEPLNQFSTTPKESEDSAPQSLPDILKPFPLNPDKVDSGSSEGSTEPSPAPVRKIAESPTVPVILSATNPFAFDSKALLLKELTEETEARLAVKTEDKSFSAFDLVKEAGTTPQSKEPVQIEQKDWMFSSQDSPKIVNKLEPLNIQTRKTPDDSDSESPSADSLSPVLEAMAKNPASFQVETEKDDMKVEEPEAVEENSEPEVSSEEFEFIERPTRCVMDEFLEAFDGAKFAKAPELSMDDDDDDDDMSFVLKDVTSANVAPEVQEEVPSQSSYPLLTQEGKAYLEKDDINEPASQAPLIHSPVRKPEMVAKDTEGPKTAQMPKLSTEAVVELLYWRDVKTSGVVFGASLSLLLSLTLCSIVSVSSYIGLALLSVTICFRIYKGILQAIQKSDEGHPFKLYLDQDVALSEGTVHKYSDCVLARFNTTVTELRRLFLVEDLVDSLKFAVLMWILTYVGALFNGLTLFILGLVGMFSCPIVYEKYKVQIDHYVGMASKQVKDIIATVQSKVPGLKRVKAE; encoded by the exons ATGGAAGACAGTGAACAAATAGTATCGTCCACAACTCCGTCCGAAGACGAAATGAGAAGCTACAGACAATTCGGGAATCATTATGGCAACGAGGCCACAGCTAAAGTTGGCAAAGATGATATTGTAGACTTAGTTGGTGGAGCACAGGATGCTATTGAGAGGCACATGGCTTCTTACCCCGATGATTTAAACGAATTTACGGAGGAAGCAAAGGAACAAGCAAAGGAGGTGATTTCAGATGTAACTCCATCAGATGAAgaacaggaggaagaggtgaCTGACACATTTTCAGAAGCTGAACCAGTGATTCTCAATCCTTTGGATGCAGACTATTTGCCAGAACTCATAAGGCCAGATCCCCCAAAAGCAGCTCAAGAAAAAGAACCAGCCCCAGTAGTAGAATCCGCTCCAGTAGCAGAAGTGCTCCCCGAAGCGGCTCCAGAGAAAGAAGCGATTGCGGCTACTCCAGCACCATCCC ATGAACATTTTCTTCCTTCTACTCCGCTTCAACCTCTGATGCAATTCCCAAAAG AACTTGGGCAGAAGGGTGATTCCCCTGctcccatctcccccctctctcctcttcactctcctGACTCTCTGGAGGACCTCTCTTTGTCAGAGAGTCCAAATCCAACGTCTGCTCCATTAGGCTTCTCTTCTTGGCCTTCTACTGAGCCTCCCAAAATACATACCAAGGATATGCCTTGTGATGAAGAGGGTAACACCAGATTAGGTTTTATTAAGAACGATGAGGATATCGTGAAAGGGTTAGAAGCTGGTTCCTACACTCAAAGTAAACATGATCAAAACATTTGcttggagagagatggaaggccCAAGTCTCTGTGTGAAGACAGTGGGGTTGTCTCACCTGAAGAGCAGATTTGTAGCTCAGTCAGGTCTGCTACACCTTCCCGGTCCCCCCAAAATCCCCCGATGACCCCTGAATCTTACATtgcacctgcctcctctaccccaATAGAGCACTGGGATTCTCCATCCCAAGTTTCTCAAGACAACACCAGGGCCTCCATGGATATGTTCTCCAAGGACTCAGCCTCCAGAGGCTCCTCTGGGTATGTGCCAGATATGCTTGGCCAACCAGATGATGACTTAATGTTTGAGGTGAAGAAGAATCAATTccaaggcttctcccctgtagcAGATGCTGGGTTCTCCCATTTTGGGGATACCACTTCTGACAGCATGGCAGCTAAATTATCTGAGAGTCCCACCCCAGACCTGGTCCAATATGGCCAGGCTGAAGACTCCCAAGATGGCAGCCCACCATCATATTATGATGAGACAAAAACGTACGTGTCTGTCAAGATGGCTGCGGACTCTCTCATGGAGCCACTCAATCAGTTCTCAACCACCCCAAAAGAGAGTGAAGACTCTGCACCTCAATCTCTCCCAGATATCTTAAAGCCCTTCCCTCTGAACCCTGACAAAGTGGACTCTGGCTCTTCTGAAGGAAGCACTGAGCCGAGCCCTGCTCCTGTCCGGAAGATAGCTGAGTCACCCACTGTCCCTGTCATTCTGTCAGCCACAAATCCCTTTGCTTTCGATTCCAAAGCTTTACTGCTAAAGGAGCTGACTGAGGAGACTGAAGCAAGATTAGCAGTGAAGACTGAAGATAAAAGCTTTAGTGCCTTTGACCTTGTAAAGGAGGCAGGGACCACACCCCAGAGCAAAGAACCTGTCCAGATAGAACAAAAAGATTGGATGTTTTCCAGTCAAGATTCACCCAAGATAGTGAATAAATTAGAGCCTCTTAATATCCAGACTAGAAAGACCCCTGACGATTCTGATTCCGAGAGTCCGTCCGCAGACTCTCTGTCCCCTGTTCTGGAGGCAATGGCCAAGAATCCTGCAAGTTTCCAGGTGGAGACTGAGAAGGATGACATGAAAGTGGAAGAgccagaggcagtagaggagaacTCTGAGCCTGAAGTCTCCTCGGAAGAGTTCGAGTTCATCGAAAGGCCCACCAGGTGTGTGATGGATGAGTTTCTAGAAGCATTTGATGGTGCCAAGTTTGCCAAGGCACCAGAGCTAAGTAtggatgacgatgatgatgatgacgacatGAGCTTTGTGCTGAAGGATGTGACGTCTGCAAATGTAGCGCCAGAAGTTCAGGAAGAAGTTCCCAGTCAGAGCTCTTACCCCCTACTTACCCAGGAGGGTAAGGCCTACCTGGAGAAGGATGATATCAACGAGCCTGCGTCTCAGGCCCCTCTCATCCACTCACCAGTTCGCAAACCAGAGATGGTCGCTAAGGATACAGAGGGCCCCAAAACTGCTCAGATGCCCAAACTGAGCACAGAAGCAG TGGTAGAGCTCCTGTACTGGCGTGATGTCAAGACCTCGGGCGTGGTGTTTGGCGCTAGCCTCTCCCTGCTGCTCTCCCTGACACTGTGCAGCATCGTCAGTGTCTCCTCCTACATCGGTCTGGCTCTCCTCTCAGTCACCATCTGCTTCAGGATATACAAGGGGATCCTGCAGGCCATCCAGAAGTCCGACGAAGGGCACCCATTCAA GCTGTACCTGGATCAAGATGTGGCTCTGTCAGAGGGAACTGTCCATAAGTACAGCGACTGCGTTCTGGCACGGTTCAACACAACAGTCACTGAGCTGCGTCGACTCTTCCTGGTTGAAGACCTGGTGGATTCCCTAAAG TTTGCTGTGCTGATGTGGATTCTCACCTATGTTGGTGCCTTGTTCAACGGACTCACTCTCTTTATTCTGG GTCTGGTTGGAATGTTTAGCTGCCCTATTGTCTATGAGAAGTACAAG
- the LOC124041171 gene encoding reticulon-1-A-like isoform X4 — protein sequence MEDSEQIVSSTTPSEDEMRSYRQFGNHYGNEATAKVGKDDIVDLVGGAQDAIERHMASYPDDLNEFTEEAKEQAKEVISDVTPSDEEQEEEVTDTFSEAEPVILNPLDADYLPELIRPDPPKAAQEKEPAPVVESAPVAEVLPEAAPEKEAIAATPAPSHEHFLPSTPLQPLMQFPKVVELLYWRDVKTSGVVFGASLSLLLSLTLCSIVSVSSYIGLALLSVTICFRIYKGILQAIQKSDEGHPFKLYLDQDVALSEGTVHKYSDCVLARFNTTVTELRRLFLVEDLVDSLKFAVLMWILTYVGALFNGLTLFILGLVGMFSCPIVYEKYKVQIDHYVGMASKQVKDIIATVQSKVPGLKRVKAE from the exons ATGGAAGACAGTGAACAAATAGTATCGTCCACAACTCCGTCCGAAGACGAAATGAGAAGCTACAGACAATTCGGGAATCATTATGGCAACGAGGCCACAGCTAAAGTTGGCAAAGATGATATTGTAGACTTAGTTGGTGGAGCACAGGATGCTATTGAGAGGCACATGGCTTCTTACCCCGATGATTTAAACGAATTTACGGAGGAAGCAAAGGAACAAGCAAAGGAGGTGATTTCAGATGTAACTCCATCAGATGAAgaacaggaggaagaggtgaCTGACACATTTTCAGAAGCTGAACCAGTGATTCTCAATCCTTTGGATGCAGACTATTTGCCAGAACTCATAAGGCCAGATCCCCCAAAAGCAGCTCAAGAAAAAGAACCAGCCCCAGTAGTAGAATCCGCTCCAGTAGCAGAAGTGCTCCCCGAAGCGGCTCCAGAGAAAGAAGCGATTGCGGCTACTCCAGCACCATCCC ATGAACATTTTCTTCCTTCTACTCCGCTTCAACCTCTGATGCAATTCCCAAAAG TGGTAGAGCTCCTGTACTGGCGTGATGTCAAGACCTCGGGCGTGGTGTTTGGCGCTAGCCTCTCCCTGCTGCTCTCCCTGACACTGTGCAGCATCGTCAGTGTCTCCTCCTACATCGGTCTGGCTCTCCTCTCAGTCACCATCTGCTTCAGGATATACAAGGGGATCCTGCAGGCCATCCAGAAGTCCGACGAAGGGCACCCATTCAA GCTGTACCTGGATCAAGATGTGGCTCTGTCAGAGGGAACTGTCCATAAGTACAGCGACTGCGTTCTGGCACGGTTCAACACAACAGTCACTGAGCTGCGTCGACTCTTCCTGGTTGAAGACCTGGTGGATTCCCTAAAG TTTGCTGTGCTGATGTGGATTCTCACCTATGTTGGTGCCTTGTTCAACGGACTCACTCTCTTTATTCTGG GTCTGGTTGGAATGTTTAGCTGCCCTATTGTCTATGAGAAGTACAAG
- the LOC124041171 gene encoding reticulon-1-A-like isoform X5, translating into MEDSEQIVSSTTPSEDEMRSYRQFGNHYGNEATAKVGKDDIVDLVGGAQDAIERHMASYPDDLNEFTEEAKEQAKEVISDVTPSDEEQEEEVTDTFSEAEPVILNPLDADYLPELIRPDPPKAAQEKEPAPVVESAPVAEVLPEAAPEKEAIAATPAPSRVLQRWNIDKRVVELLYWRDVKTSGVVFGASLSLLLSLTLCSIVSVSSYIGLALLSVTICFRIYKGILQAIQKSDEGHPFKLYLDQDVALSEGTVHKYSDCVLARFNTTVTELRRLFLVEDLVDSLKFAVLMWILTYVGALFNGLTLFILGLVGMFSCPIVYEKYKVQIDHYVGMASKQVKDIIATVQSKVPGLKRVKAE; encoded by the exons ATGGAAGACAGTGAACAAATAGTATCGTCCACAACTCCGTCCGAAGACGAAATGAGAAGCTACAGACAATTCGGGAATCATTATGGCAACGAGGCCACAGCTAAAGTTGGCAAAGATGATATTGTAGACTTAGTTGGTGGAGCACAGGATGCTATTGAGAGGCACATGGCTTCTTACCCCGATGATTTAAACGAATTTACGGAGGAAGCAAAGGAACAAGCAAAGGAGGTGATTTCAGATGTAACTCCATCAGATGAAgaacaggaggaagaggtgaCTGACACATTTTCAGAAGCTGAACCAGTGATTCTCAATCCTTTGGATGCAGACTATTTGCCAGAACTCATAAGGCCAGATCCCCCAAAAGCAGCTCAAGAAAAAGAACCAGCCCCAGTAGTAGAATCCGCTCCAGTAGCAGAAGTGCTCCCCGAAGCGGCTCCAGAGAAAGAAGCGATTGCGGCTACTCCAGCACCATCCC GTGTACTTCAACGTTGGAACATAGACAAGAGAG TGGTAGAGCTCCTGTACTGGCGTGATGTCAAGACCTCGGGCGTGGTGTTTGGCGCTAGCCTCTCCCTGCTGCTCTCCCTGACACTGTGCAGCATCGTCAGTGTCTCCTCCTACATCGGTCTGGCTCTCCTCTCAGTCACCATCTGCTTCAGGATATACAAGGGGATCCTGCAGGCCATCCAGAAGTCCGACGAAGGGCACCCATTCAA GCTGTACCTGGATCAAGATGTGGCTCTGTCAGAGGGAACTGTCCATAAGTACAGCGACTGCGTTCTGGCACGGTTCAACACAACAGTCACTGAGCTGCGTCGACTCTTCCTGGTTGAAGACCTGGTGGATTCCCTAAAG TTTGCTGTGCTGATGTGGATTCTCACCTATGTTGGTGCCTTGTTCAACGGACTCACTCTCTTTATTCTGG GTCTGGTTGGAATGTTTAGCTGCCCTATTGTCTATGAGAAGTACAAG
- the LOC124041171 gene encoding reticulon-3-B-like isoform X3 — protein sequence MEDSEQIVSSTTPSEDEMRSYRQFGNHYGNEATAKVGKDDIVDLVGGAQDAIERHMASYPDDLNEFTEEAKEQAKEVISDVTPSDEEQEEEVTDTFSEAEPVILNPLDADYLPELIRPDPPKAAQEKEPAPVVESAPVAEVLPEAAPEKEAIAATPAPSRVLQRWNIDKRDEHFLPSTPLQPLMQFPKVVELLYWRDVKTSGVVFGASLSLLLSLTLCSIVSVSSYIGLALLSVTICFRIYKGILQAIQKSDEGHPFKLYLDQDVALSEGTVHKYSDCVLARFNTTVTELRRLFLVEDLVDSLKFAVLMWILTYVGALFNGLTLFILGLVGMFSCPIVYEKYKVQIDHYVGMASKQVKDIIATVQSKVPGLKRVKAE from the exons ATGGAAGACAGTGAACAAATAGTATCGTCCACAACTCCGTCCGAAGACGAAATGAGAAGCTACAGACAATTCGGGAATCATTATGGCAACGAGGCCACAGCTAAAGTTGGCAAAGATGATATTGTAGACTTAGTTGGTGGAGCACAGGATGCTATTGAGAGGCACATGGCTTCTTACCCCGATGATTTAAACGAATTTACGGAGGAAGCAAAGGAACAAGCAAAGGAGGTGATTTCAGATGTAACTCCATCAGATGAAgaacaggaggaagaggtgaCTGACACATTTTCAGAAGCTGAACCAGTGATTCTCAATCCTTTGGATGCAGACTATTTGCCAGAACTCATAAGGCCAGATCCCCCAAAAGCAGCTCAAGAAAAAGAACCAGCCCCAGTAGTAGAATCCGCTCCAGTAGCAGAAGTGCTCCCCGAAGCGGCTCCAGAGAAAGAAGCGATTGCGGCTACTCCAGCACCATCCC GTGTACTTCAACGTTGGAACATAGACAAGAGAG ATGAACATTTTCTTCCTTCTACTCCGCTTCAACCTCTGATGCAATTCCCAAAAG TGGTAGAGCTCCTGTACTGGCGTGATGTCAAGACCTCGGGCGTGGTGTTTGGCGCTAGCCTCTCCCTGCTGCTCTCCCTGACACTGTGCAGCATCGTCAGTGTCTCCTCCTACATCGGTCTGGCTCTCCTCTCAGTCACCATCTGCTTCAGGATATACAAGGGGATCCTGCAGGCCATCCAGAAGTCCGACGAAGGGCACCCATTCAA GCTGTACCTGGATCAAGATGTGGCTCTGTCAGAGGGAACTGTCCATAAGTACAGCGACTGCGTTCTGGCACGGTTCAACACAACAGTCACTGAGCTGCGTCGACTCTTCCTGGTTGAAGACCTGGTGGATTCCCTAAAG TTTGCTGTGCTGATGTGGATTCTCACCTATGTTGGTGCCTTGTTCAACGGACTCACTCTCTTTATTCTGG GTCTGGTTGGAATGTTTAGCTGCCCTATTGTCTATGAGAAGTACAAG
- the LOC124041171 gene encoding reticulon-3-like isoform X6, with amino-acid sequence MEDSEQIVSSTTPSEDEMRSYRQFGNHYGNEATAKVGKDDIVDLVGGAQDAIERHMASYPDDLNEFTEEAKEQAKEVISDVTPSDEEQEEEVTDTFSEAEPVILNPLDADYLPELIRPDPPKAAQEKEPAPVVESAPVAEVLPEAAPEKEAIAATPAPSLVELLYWRDVKTSGVVFGASLSLLLSLTLCSIVSVSSYIGLALLSVTICFRIYKGILQAIQKSDEGHPFKLYLDQDVALSEGTVHKYSDCVLARFNTTVTELRRLFLVEDLVDSLKFAVLMWILTYVGALFNGLTLFILGLVGMFSCPIVYEKYKVQIDHYVGMASKQVKDIIATVQSKVPGLKRVKAE; translated from the exons ATGGAAGACAGTGAACAAATAGTATCGTCCACAACTCCGTCCGAAGACGAAATGAGAAGCTACAGACAATTCGGGAATCATTATGGCAACGAGGCCACAGCTAAAGTTGGCAAAGATGATATTGTAGACTTAGTTGGTGGAGCACAGGATGCTATTGAGAGGCACATGGCTTCTTACCCCGATGATTTAAACGAATTTACGGAGGAAGCAAAGGAACAAGCAAAGGAGGTGATTTCAGATGTAACTCCATCAGATGAAgaacaggaggaagaggtgaCTGACACATTTTCAGAAGCTGAACCAGTGATTCTCAATCCTTTGGATGCAGACTATTTGCCAGAACTCATAAGGCCAGATCCCCCAAAAGCAGCTCAAGAAAAAGAACCAGCCCCAGTAGTAGAATCCGCTCCAGTAGCAGAAGTGCTCCCCGAAGCGGCTCCAGAGAAAGAAGCGATTGCGGCTACTCCAGCACCATCCC TGGTAGAGCTCCTGTACTGGCGTGATGTCAAGACCTCGGGCGTGGTGTTTGGCGCTAGCCTCTCCCTGCTGCTCTCCCTGACACTGTGCAGCATCGTCAGTGTCTCCTCCTACATCGGTCTGGCTCTCCTCTCAGTCACCATCTGCTTCAGGATATACAAGGGGATCCTGCAGGCCATCCAGAAGTCCGACGAAGGGCACCCATTCAA GCTGTACCTGGATCAAGATGTGGCTCTGTCAGAGGGAACTGTCCATAAGTACAGCGACTGCGTTCTGGCACGGTTCAACACAACAGTCACTGAGCTGCGTCGACTCTTCCTGGTTGAAGACCTGGTGGATTCCCTAAAG TTTGCTGTGCTGATGTGGATTCTCACCTATGTTGGTGCCTTGTTCAACGGACTCACTCTCTTTATTCTGG GTCTGGTTGGAATGTTTAGCTGCCCTATTGTCTATGAGAAGTACAAG